One segment of Aquimarina sp. BL5 DNA contains the following:
- a CDS encoding DUF1266 domain-containing protein yields MELLQNTPLSRKNPPKNDTFLQAYQNLESNAKVGLSILGTATLFFLLVIGMGFYEVFGNPANGDGISISTLLEPDFIAIILGVGVSIFFILFFLNKQRKLAIKEQQAYYTLGNVKPLDIDQKKAIRLNLVHMFYFGGWSNTLEVFPCNIRLGKQKFNPKTFDIQHDKLYQQYLNEDWGVLNRDQYTEMIGRLFDGMHSKWFAQDIQSDSAGDMINQISGLTKVDKQYIQDCGTVLNNKPKKLIWGFDLFRVIPMSRWAFMSGYISEEEAWSNILKASELIYFLFDSHEDYYDNYRVGHAFWSNNFEACTDRLEKWKNFKERCDWPSKKLEWTKPEAIELPDNMKTNFAEHLSDIQKDKQITPIGFRKTEDG; encoded by the coding sequence ATGGAATTATTACAGAACACTCCACTAAGTCGTAAAAACCCACCAAAAAATGACACGTTTTTACAAGCGTATCAAAATTTAGAATCTAATGCTAAGGTGGGCTTGTCAATACTAGGAACAGCTACACTATTTTTTCTTTTAGTAATCGGTATGGGGTTTTATGAGGTTTTTGGAAATCCTGCGAACGGTGATGGAATATCTATAAGTACGCTACTAGAACCCGATTTTATAGCGATTATTTTAGGAGTAGGAGTATCCATATTTTTTATACTATTTTTTCTGAATAAACAGCGAAAGTTAGCAATCAAAGAACAACAGGCATATTATACACTGGGAAATGTAAAGCCTTTGGATATAGATCAGAAAAAAGCAATACGGCTCAATCTGGTACACATGTTTTATTTTGGTGGTTGGTCGAATACTTTAGAGGTTTTTCCGTGTAATATTCGTCTGGGTAAACAAAAATTTAACCCGAAGACATTTGATATACAACATGATAAGTTATATCAACAATACTTAAACGAGGATTGGGGAGTCTTAAATAGAGATCAATACACGGAGATGATAGGAAGACTGTTTGATGGAATGCATTCTAAATGGTTTGCTCAAGACATCCAATCTGATTCAGCAGGAGATATGATAAATCAGATCTCAGGGCTAACCAAAGTGGATAAGCAATATATACAAGATTGTGGAACGGTATTAAACAATAAGCCAAAGAAATTGATATGGGGATTTGATTTGTTTAGGGTGATTCCAATGAGTAGATGGGCTTTTATGTCAGGATATATTTCAGAAGAAGAGGCTTGGTCTAATATTTTAAAAGCTTCTGAGCTTATTTATTTCTTATTTGATAGTCATGAAGACTATTATGATAATTATCGCGTGGGTCATGCTTTTTGGAGTAACAATTTTGAGGCTTGCACAGATCGATTAGAGAAATGGAAAAACTTTAAAGAGCGTTGCGACTGGCCTTCTAAAAAGCTGGAATGGACAAAACCCGAAGCAATAGAATTGCCAGATAATATGAAGACTAATTTTGCAGAACATCTTTCTGATATCCAAAAAGACAAACAAATAACACCCATAGGTTTTCGTAAGACAGAGGATGGGTAG
- a CDS encoding GIY-YIG nuclease family protein, giving the protein MYILECSDGSYYTGSTKDLDKRLQQHQNGEGANHTKKRLPVRLIYYEQYDRIDTAFYREKQVQGWSRAKKEALMNGDLNTLPGLSMAYRDIR; this is encoded by the coding sequence ATGTACATATTAGAATGTAGTGACGGCAGTTACTATACAGGAAGTACAAAAGATTTAGATAAGAGATTGCAGCAACACCAAAATGGAGAAGGAGCGAATCATACAAAAAAACGATTACCGGTTAGGTTAATATATTACGAACAATATGACAGAATCGATACTGCATTCTATCGAGAGAAACAAGTACAAGGATGGAGCAGAGCAAAAAAGGAAGCGTTGATGAATGGGGATTTGAATACGTTGCCAGGATTGTCAATGGCTTATCGTGATATTAGGTGA
- a CDS encoding GIY-YIG nuclease family protein, whose product MYILECSDGSYYTGSTKDLDKRLQQHQNGEGANHTKKRLPIRLLYYEQYDRIDTAFYREKQVQGWSRAKKEALINGDLDTLPGLSMAYRDIR is encoded by the coding sequence ATGTACATATTAGAATGTAGTGACGGCAGTTACTATACAGGAAGTACAAAAGATTTAGATAAGAGATTGCAGCAACACCAAAATGGAGAAGGAGCGAATCATACAAAAAAACGATTACCTATTAGGTTATTATACTACGAACAATATGACAGAATCGATACTGCATTCTATCGAGAGAAACAAGTACAAGGATGGAGCAGAGCAAAAAAGGAAGCGTTGATTAATGGGGATTTGGATACGTTGCCAGGATTGTCAATGGCTTATCGTGATATTAGGTGA